Genomic window (Egicoccus halophilus):
CGACGGTGGCCGATGGTAGTGCCTGCAACCAGGGGCGACCTGCTCGGCCGGCCCCGCCCGCGCCGGGACGTCAGGAGTCCTCGGGCTCCTCGGACAGCGCGGCGGCGCGGACCGCCGCGTCGTCGACGTCCCCGGTCCCGACCACGTCGAGCAGGTGGCGCCGTCGTGCCCGCGGCTCCGCCTGCAGCTCCGACAGCCGGCGGAACGAACGGTACATCTCGATCAGCGCCTGGCGCTGCGGATCGGTCAGGTGCGGGTCGCGCTGCACGACCGCCACCAGGTCGTCGGCGTCCTCGCGCTCCTCGAGGATGCCGGCCTTGACGTAGAGCGTCTCGGACGAGATCTCGAGTGCCTTGGCGATGGCCTGCAGAATCTCCGCCGAGGGCTTGCGCAGGCCGCGCTCGATCTGGGACAGGTACGGGTTCGACACGCCGGCCAGCGTCGCGAGCTTGCGCAGGCTCAGCCGGGCCGACTCCCGCTGGTGGCGGATGTAGCCCCCGAGCTCCTCGAGCGGCGACCCGGGCTCGCGCGGGGCGTCCGCCGCCGCGTCGGACCGCTCGTCCGGCGCCGACACGGCACGTCCGGCCTCGTCGTCCACGCCCGCCTCGCCTCCCCGGCCCGCTGTCGACGCGCACACGGGCTCGGGCGAAGGTAGCAGCCGTGCCCCACCGCTCCGGCAGCCGCACGGTCGTCCCGGTCGC
Coding sequences:
- a CDS encoding helix-turn-helix domain-containing protein — its product is MDDEAGRAVSAPDERSDAAADAPREPGSPLEELGGYIRHQRESARLSLRKLATLAGVSNPYLSQIERGLRKPSAEILQAIAKALEISSETLYVKAGILEEREDADDLVAVVQRDPHLTDPQRQALIEMYRSFRRLSELQAEPRARRRHLLDVVGTGDVDDAAVRAAALSEEPEDS